A stretch of the Duncaniella dubosii genome encodes the following:
- a CDS encoding SusC/RagA family TonB-linked outer membrane protein, whose translation MKHYIAKISLVLLAILLTVPTFAQDVLYQGTVVDSQDEPLIGATVRVPDTKIVTITDIDGNFSIRVPKGKSVEISYIGYLPVTVTNFNETKIVLKEDSESLDEVVVVGYGTQKKAHLTGAISTVPMDDIKDLADGNLASSLSGLVNGLSVVGGDSRPGDPASVYVRGVRSLGDVGSTVQQPLFVIDGVVYNNDVKVGNITTNPGADAFNNLDPNDVESITVLKDASAAVYGSRAANGVILVTTKKGKLGEPVISYSGTFGFTDAVSNPKMLSAYDYGRLYNAVAAADPTNTTLNRLNDLFQADELQAMRRLNYDLLDDYWKTGFTMKHNVGISGATEKANYYASIGYYDQDGNLGKLEYNRWNYRAGVDLTLKKWVKASVQISGDYGDKNNPLVKVGGTNAEKQYNLLLTHPRYIPEYVNGHPMAVYGPTNTRVNADQDYSFSVLQNSGDYSKNKTSNLQINTGLELDFGFVPALKGLKARFNYAKSINTSKTNQFGSAYNIYYMSERAGSGSHLYTPIAGEEAAYEALMTPGNFLLGNNGVPVANGPEGGFLNRTMDRSDSYQMNFTVNYNRDFGPHSVGALFSIEKSEFENEYLEGQVTYPYEFGTGQSNSVGKDSQATTVFTRSEAGSLSYIFRANYAYSNKYLFEALLRIDSSTKFAPENYWGTFPSVSLGWVISEEDFFKDITWIDFLKIRASYGLTGRDNTLAWQWLQTYGTDKDKGPVFGTGNDNQSGSHISMNDKSSVNRNAHWDKSHKFNAGIDMNVIHSHLNLAIDGYYTWDREMLMPFKASVPGTIGIQSAPMNYGKMNQYGVELSVNWRSNIGKDFRYKIGLNTGLSDNKVLLMDWETNYIYRQITHGHRSDMGTWGMQCLGMFRSFQDIDEYFAKYNITSYMGMTKDQVRPGMLIYKDVRGPQQPDGTYAAPDGIVDRDNDQVQLSSRSNPYGMTLNLNAEYKNFSITAQLSGQWGGYTTVPSAALKPGDSIEYTNMPSFWNPDNMFVYNDIYDAQNRLLLESNRDAYYPNLAYSSVNSVSSTFWRVSAASVRLTRLTLAYSIPSKFTKMVGINSARFNVTGQNLLNFLNPYPENFMSPMAGNYGSYPNLRRFTVGVNLSF comes from the coding sequence ATGAAACACTATATAGCAAAAATCAGCCTTGTTCTCCTGGCTATTCTGCTGACCGTACCGACATTCGCACAGGATGTCCTCTATCAAGGTACAGTCGTTGATTCTCAGGACGAACCTCTGATCGGCGCGACAGTGCGCGTGCCCGACACAAAAATAGTAACGATAACCGATATTGACGGAAATTTCTCAATCAGAGTCCCGAAAGGCAAGAGTGTTGAAATTTCATACATCGGCTATCTCCCTGTAACCGTCACAAACTTCAACGAGACCAAAATCGTCCTTAAGGAAGATTCCGAATCGCTCGACGAAGTCGTTGTCGTAGGCTACGGCACTCAGAAGAAAGCCCACCTCACAGGTGCGATTTCGACAGTGCCGATGGACGACATCAAGGACCTTGCCGACGGCAATCTCGCCTCTTCTCTCAGCGGTCTTGTCAACGGTCTTAGCGTAGTCGGCGGCGATTCGCGTCCCGGCGACCCCGCTTCTGTCTACGTGCGTGGTGTCCGCAGCCTCGGCGATGTCGGCTCTACAGTTCAGCAGCCCCTCTTCGTTATCGACGGAGTAGTCTATAACAACGATGTCAAGGTCGGCAACATCACCACCAATCCCGGTGCCGACGCCTTCAACAACCTTGACCCCAACGACGTTGAGAGCATCACCGTCCTCAAGGACGCATCGGCGGCTGTCTACGGTTCGCGTGCGGCAAACGGCGTTATCCTCGTGACCACCAAGAAAGGCAAGCTTGGCGAACCCGTCATCAGCTACAGCGGCACATTCGGTTTCACCGACGCTGTTTCAAACCCCAAGATGCTCAGTGCATACGACTATGGCCGTCTCTACAATGCCGTTGCAGCAGCCGACCCCACCAACACAACTCTCAACCGTCTCAACGACCTCTTTCAGGCCGACGAACTTCAGGCAATGCGCCGTCTCAACTACGACCTGCTCGACGACTACTGGAAGACAGGTTTCACAATGAAACACAATGTAGGCATCAGTGGTGCTACCGAAAAAGCCAACTACTATGCAAGCATCGGCTACTACGATCAGGACGGCAACCTCGGCAAGCTCGAATATAACCGCTGGAACTACCGTGCAGGTGTCGACCTTACACTCAAGAAGTGGGTAAAGGCAAGTGTCCAGATTTCAGGTGACTACGGCGACAAGAACAATCCTCTTGTGAAAGTAGGCGGAACAAACGCTGAAAAACAGTACAATCTGCTTCTCACTCATCCCCGCTACATCCCCGAATATGTCAACGGACATCCAATGGCTGTTTATGGTCCGACAAACACACGTGTAAACGCCGATCAGGACTACTCTTTCTCTGTTCTTCAGAACTCAGGCGACTACAGCAAGAACAAGACTTCGAATCTCCAGATCAACACAGGTCTCGAACTCGACTTCGGATTCGTCCCCGCTCTCAAAGGTCTTAAGGCCCGTTTCAACTATGCCAAGAGCATCAACACATCAAAGACCAACCAGTTCGGTTCTGCATATAACATCTATTATATGAGCGAACGCGCCGGTTCAGGCTCACACCTCTACACCCCAATCGCCGGTGAAGAGGCAGCCTACGAAGCTCTCATGACTCCGGGCAACTTCCTCCTCGGCAACAACGGTGTGCCTGTGGCCAACGGCCCCGAAGGAGGCTTCCTCAACCGCACAATGGACCGCTCTGACAGCTATCAGATGAACTTCACCGTCAACTACAACCGTGATTTCGGCCCCCACTCTGTCGGCGCACTCTTCTCGATCGAAAAGAGCGAGTTTGAGAACGAATATCTCGAAGGTCAGGTGACCTATCCCTACGAATTCGGAACAGGCCAGTCAAACTCTGTCGGCAAGGACTCTCAGGCCACCACAGTCTTCACCCGTTCGGAAGCCGGCAGCCTCTCATACATCTTCCGTGCAAACTACGCCTACAGCAACAAGTATCTCTTCGAAGCGCTCCTCCGCATCGACTCGTCGACCAAGTTCGCTCCCGAGAACTACTGGGGCACATTCCCCTCTGTTTCGCTCGGCTGGGTCATCTCTGAAGAAGATTTCTTCAAGGACATCACTTGGATTGACTTCCTCAAAATCCGCGCCTCATACGGTCTTACCGGCCGCGACAACACCCTCGCATGGCAGTGGCTTCAGACCTACGGCACCGACAAGGACAAAGGTCCGGTATTCGGCACAGGTAACGATAACCAATCAGGCAGCCACATTTCAATGAACGACAAATCGTCTGTCAACCGCAACGCACACTGGGACAAGAGCCACAAGTTCAATGCAGGTATCGACATGAACGTTATCCACAGCCACCTCAACCTTGCTATTGACGGCTACTACACATGGGACCGTGAAATGCTCATGCCTTTCAAAGCCTCTGTCCCCGGAACTATCGGCATACAATCTGCCCCGATGAACTACGGTAAGATGAACCAGTATGGCGTTGAACTTTCTGTCAACTGGCGCAGCAACATCGGCAAGGACTTCCGCTACAAAATCGGACTCAACACCGGTCTTTCCGACAACAAGGTGCTTCTCATGGACTGGGAAACCAACTACATCTACCGTCAAATCACACACGGCCACCGCTCCGACATGGGCACATGGGGAATGCAGTGTCTCGGTATGTTCCGCAGCTTCCAGGACATCGACGAATACTTCGCCAAGTATAACATCACCTCTTACATGGGCATGACAAAAGACCAAGTTCGTCCCGGTATGCTTATCTATAAGGATGTCCGCGGTCCTCAGCAGCCCGACGGCACTTATGCAGCTCCCGACGGCATCGTCGACCGCGACAATGACCAAGTCCAGCTCTCAAGCCGTTCGAATCCCTACGGCATGACACTCAACCTCAACGCTGAGTATAAGAACTTCTCAATCACCGCTCAGCTCAGCGGCCAGTGGGGAGGATACACCACAGTTCCTTCTGCCGCTCTCAAGCCCGGCGACTCGATCGAGTATACCAACATGCCTTCGTTCTGGAATCCTGACAATATGTTTGTCTACAACGACATCTATGATGCCCAGAACCGTCTGCTCCTTGAATCGAACCGCGACGCTTACTATCCGAACCTCGCTTATTCAAGCGTCAACAGCGTTAGCTCGACATTCTGGCGCGTAAGCGCGGCATCGGTCCGTCTGACCCGTCTGACCCTCGCCTACTCTATTCCTTCGAAATTCACAAAGATGGTAGGCATCAACTCGGCACGCTTCAACGTCACCGGCCAGAACCTTCTTAACTTCCTCAATCCTTATCCCGAAAACTTCATGAGCCCGATGGCAGGCAACTACGGCAGCTACCCCAACCTCCGCAGATTCACCGTCGGTGTCAACCTCTCATTCTAA
- a CDS encoding RagB/SusD family nutrient uptake outer membrane protein: MKFKTYSIAAMACLALSSCSDDFLKDMKNYESTTPEAYNYYSGALGRLADVYALALPYGNSSSVPIWQVPSNGRADDESKSTEEYSGFGCYVNGEITLSSTSQTNSVPDYFQGQARKVRNSTWGRIRNVNDVIAGISGSTLTEEQKNELLGQAYFLRAWCYYLMFKWYGGVPIITEVQNPVPGKSTARSTTRETFDFICEDLDHAAELLAPFTANGGWTSTDYGRATTAAALALKGRMMVLYASPLFNRANDKSRWEAAYKFFQEAIPEINKCGNHLAYEGNPGENASNWAKMFIEDGINPEAIYVALYNQIATGGTPDYSKNNDWEQGIRPSNTLGSGGKVPSAAIIDLFPMKDGKRPSSYNSYTVLSPSAIEYNPDLPFLDRDPRFYRTFAFPGVCWAFNGNPMNDENHNAYNGPDYQLWNYVWYSDASDRGNIESGNTYGPDGLMGNVKGMYVRKRTDDLHVNTSARYAYTQGTGFKYSAAPYMEIRYTEVLLNYAEAACQSGHSDVAVDQLKRIRGRVGYTAENNYGLQTGLEGNEAACMAAILYERQIEFAYEGKRFDDLRRWMLFDGGTQTVPGAPSTWKLTGWGGNTCQYLGFEPLNGTRRENMEFRVQDKYNGGLGGDKWVIGGKNPDPLADVSRPAAVDYRNELEPQLKNLADFYTTYLERAVKKGDNYNSAHAQLYMNYQPQYYFPGFAYGVSVNNEGLEQTIGWMDASTNATGTFDPLAETVTEK; the protein is encoded by the coding sequence ATGAAATTCAAGACATATTCAATAGCTGCAATGGCTTGTCTGGCTCTTTCGTCATGTTCCGACGACTTCCTCAAGGACATGAAGAACTATGAATCGACAACCCCCGAAGCATACAATTATTATTCAGGAGCCCTCGGCCGTCTCGCCGATGTCTATGCCCTCGCCCTCCCCTACGGCAACAGCAGCAGTGTTCCCATATGGCAAGTACCGAGCAACGGACGCGCAGACGACGAATCTAAATCGACTGAGGAATACAGCGGTTTCGGTTGCTACGTCAACGGAGAGATAACACTGTCGTCAACATCGCAGACCAACTCAGTCCCCGACTATTTCCAAGGACAGGCACGCAAGGTGCGCAACTCCACATGGGGCCGCATCCGCAACGTCAACGATGTAATCGCCGGAATCTCCGGAAGCACTCTGACAGAAGAGCAGAAAAACGAGCTTCTCGGTCAGGCTTACTTCCTCCGCGCTTGGTGCTACTACCTCATGTTCAAGTGGTATGGCGGTGTGCCCATCATCACTGAAGTGCAGAATCCCGTTCCCGGCAAGAGCACAGCCCGCTCGACCACCAGAGAGACCTTCGATTTCATCTGCGAAGACCTTGACCACGCTGCCGAACTCCTCGCCCCCTTCACTGCAAACGGCGGCTGGACATCGACCGACTACGGACGCGCTACAACAGCGGCCGCCCTCGCACTCAAGGGCCGCATGATGGTGCTATACGCAAGCCCCCTCTTCAACCGCGCCAACGACAAGTCGCGCTGGGAGGCTGCCTACAAGTTCTTTCAGGAAGCAATCCCTGAAATCAACAAGTGTGGCAACCACCTCGCATATGAAGGCAATCCCGGTGAGAACGCATCAAACTGGGCCAAGATGTTTATCGAAGACGGTATCAACCCTGAGGCAATCTACGTGGCTCTCTACAATCAGATTGCAACAGGCGGTACTCCCGACTATTCCAAGAACAATGACTGGGAACAGGGCATACGTCCCTCCAACACTCTCGGCAGCGGCGGCAAAGTCCCCTCGGCGGCTATAATCGACCTCTTCCCGATGAAAGACGGCAAGCGTCCTTCAAGCTACAACAGCTACACTGTTCTCAGCCCGTCAGCCATCGAGTATAACCCCGATCTGCCATTCCTTGACCGCGATCCGCGTTTCTACCGCACCTTCGCCTTCCCCGGTGTATGCTGGGCGTTCAACGGTAACCCGATGAATGATGAGAACCATAATGCTTACAACGGCCCGGACTATCAGCTCTGGAACTACGTGTGGTATTCTGATGCTTCAGACCGTGGTAATATCGAGAGCGGCAACACATACGGCCCTGACGGACTTATGGGCAATGTCAAGGGAATGTATGTCCGCAAGCGTACCGACGACCTCCATGTCAACACCTCGGCCCGCTATGCCTACACTCAGGGCACAGGCTTCAAGTACTCGGCAGCTCCCTACATGGAAATCCGCTATACCGAAGTGCTCCTCAACTATGCCGAGGCAGCCTGCCAGTCAGGCCACAGTGACGTAGCCGTCGATCAACTCAAGCGCATCCGCGGCCGTGTCGGCTACACAGCTGAAAACAACTACGGTCTCCAGACCGGTCTTGAAGGTAACGAAGCCGCATGTATGGCAGCCATCCTCTACGAGCGTCAGATCGAGTTTGCTTACGAAGGCAAGCGTTTCGACGACCTCCGTCGCTGGATGCTCTTCGACGGTGGCACACAGACCGTCCCCGGAGCACCCTCGACATGGAAACTCACAGGCTGGGGTGGCAACACCTGTCAGTATCTCGGCTTCGAGCCACTCAACGGAACCCGCCGCGAAAATATGGAATTCCGTGTACAGGACAAGTATAATGGCGGTCTTGGCGGTGACAAATGGGTCATCGGTGGCAAGAACCCCGACCCGCTGGCAGACGTAAGCCGTCCGGCAGCTGTCGACTACCGCAACGAGCTTGAGCCTCAGCTCAAGAATCTTGCGGACTTCTACACCACTTACCTTGAGCGTGCAGTGAAGAAGGGCGACAACTATAACTCGGCTCACGCGCAGCTATACATGAACTACCAGCCGCAATATTATTTCCCCGGCTTTGCCTATGGTGTATCTGTCAACAACGAAGGTCTCGAACAGACTATCGGATGGATGGATGCCTCGACAAATGCCACTGGAACATTCGACCCCCTTGCAGAAACCGTTACTGAAAAGTAA
- a CDS encoding polysaccharide lyase — MNRQLTMWTVAAMMAIPSAMMAQYPQLTPEAKEYYQKMITSAREHADSAWAVAKPIVEKEAREGRPYVPWASRPDDLVKATIPAFPGAEGGGMYTPGGRGGKVITVTNLNDSGPGSFREACETGGARIIVFNVAGVINLKTPLYVRAPYVTIAGQTAPGDGICIAGESFQVDTHDVIVRHMRFRRGDTRVHNREDSFGGNPVGNIMIDHCSAEWGLDENISFYRHMYDPSEGQYKTTELKLPTVNVTIQNTISAKALDTYNHAFGSTLGGENCMFTRNLWASNSGRNPSIGWNGVFNFVNNVVYNWVHRSSDGGDYTAKFNMINNYYKPGPATPKEGNIGHRILKPEAGRSKLDHKVYGRVYAEGNIMEGYPEISADNWAGGIQIETDPNTGEFTDYMRAKTPFEMPYVRVTSAEDAYDFILKNVGATIPTRDIIDERIIEEVRTGVPYYDKKLAKNYNGDTSGLAEKSRAEDGSFKYRRLPKDSYKVGIITDPMQMGGYPEYKGTPYVDSDNDGMPDEWEIANGLNPHDPSDANGDITGDGYTNIEKYINGISTKTYIDWKDLRNNYDTLAAKGKLM, encoded by the coding sequence ATGAACCGTCAACTCACCATGTGGACTGTGGCTGCAATGATGGCAATTCCCTCTGCCATGATGGCACAGTATCCGCAGCTAACACCTGAAGCCAAGGAGTATTATCAGAAAATGATTACTTCGGCTCGCGAACACGCCGACTCAGCGTGGGCTGTCGCAAAGCCGATTGTCGAAAAGGAAGCCCGCGAAGGCCGGCCCTATGTGCCTTGGGCGTCACGTCCCGATGATCTGGTGAAAGCTACAATCCCGGCATTCCCCGGAGCGGAAGGCGGAGGCATGTACACTCCCGGTGGACGCGGAGGCAAAGTCATCACTGTCACAAATCTCAACGACAGCGGCCCCGGCTCATTCCGTGAGGCTTGTGAAACCGGCGGCGCACGCATCATTGTCTTCAATGTGGCAGGTGTCATAAACCTCAAGACTCCACTCTACGTGCGTGCCCCCTATGTCACAATTGCCGGACAGACCGCACCGGGCGATGGTATCTGCATCGCAGGCGAGTCATTCCAAGTCGACACACATGACGTGATTGTACGTCACATGCGTTTCCGCCGAGGTGACACACGTGTGCATAACCGCGAAGACTCTTTCGGAGGAAACCCAGTCGGAAATATCATGATCGACCACTGCTCGGCCGAATGGGGTCTTGATGAAAACATTTCGTTCTACCGTCACATGTACGACCCAAGCGAAGGCCAGTATAAGACAACCGAACTGAAACTCCCCACCGTCAATGTCACCATTCAGAACACTATTTCTGCAAAGGCTCTTGACACCTACAACCACGCTTTCGGCTCGACACTCGGAGGTGAAAACTGTATGTTTACCCGCAACCTCTGGGCAAGCAACTCTGGCCGTAACCCGTCAATCGGCTGGAACGGTGTGTTTAACTTCGTAAACAACGTTGTCTATAACTGGGTACACCGTTCATCGGACGGCGGCGACTACACAGCGAAGTTCAACATGATCAACAACTACTACAAACCCGGTCCTGCGACTCCGAAAGAAGGCAACATCGGTCATCGAATCCTCAAGCCCGAAGCCGGCAGAAGCAAACTTGACCACAAGGTATATGGCCGCGTATATGCCGAAGGCAACATCATGGAGGGCTATCCCGAAATCTCTGCCGACAACTGGGCAGGAGGTATCCAGATCGAAACTGACCCGAACACAGGAGAATTTACCGATTATATGCGTGCAAAGACTCCGTTTGAGATGCCTTACGTCCGCGTCACTTCTGCCGAGGATGCCTATGACTTCATACTGAAGAACGTCGGCGCTACAATCCCGACACGCGACATCATTGACGAACGCATCATCGAGGAAGTCCGCACAGGTGTCCCCTACTACGACAAGAAACTTGCCAAGAATTACAACGGTGACACTTCGGGACTCGCTGAAAAATCAAGAGCCGAAGACGGTTCGTTCAAATATCGCCGTCTGCCGAAAGATTCTTATAAAGTTGGTATCATCACCGATCCGATGCAGATGGGCGGTTATCCGGAATACAAGGGTACTCCATACGTCGATTCCGACAACGACGGCATGCCCGATGAATGGGAAATCGCCAACGGTCTGAATCCCCACGACCCGTCTGACGCAAACGGCGACATCACCGGCGACGGATATACCAACATCGAGAAGTATATCAATGGTATCAGCACCAAGACATACATCGACTGGAAGGATCTCCGCAACAACTACGATACCCTTGCAGCCAAAGGCAAACTCATGTAA
- a CDS encoding DUF3826 domain-containing protein codes for MIYKSCIIGLLLSAVALHAEAVELNKEGRDPAYVESIVNRSKKIVDKLGISDQKKADDVTTIIANRYFKLNDIYTARDAKVKSAKETLTGDAKNEAVQAAQNEKDAALYRSHFEFPADLSLYLTPEQIDAVKDGMTYGVVKVTYDSHLDMIPTLTDEEKAQIMAWLIEARELAMDAETSNKKHEVFGKYKGRINNYLAKRGYDLKKEREAWYERIKARGGTI; via the coding sequence ATGATTTACAAATCCTGTATAATCGGTCTTTTGCTTTCGGCTGTCGCCTTGCATGCAGAGGCCGTAGAGCTAAACAAGGAAGGCCGTGATCCGGCTTACGTAGAGTCAATCGTCAACCGCTCCAAGAAAATCGTCGACAAGCTCGGCATTTCCGACCAGAAAAAGGCCGACGATGTGACCACCATCATTGCCAACCGCTATTTCAAGCTCAACGACATCTACACCGCCCGCGATGCAAAGGTGAAATCAGCCAAGGAAACCCTCACCGGCGACGCGAAGAACGAAGCTGTCCAAGCCGCACAAAACGAGAAAGACGCCGCCCTCTACCGCAGTCACTTCGAATTTCCGGCAGACCTTTCGCTCTACCTCACACCCGAACAGATCGATGCCGTGAAAGACGGCATGACCTATGGTGTGGTCAAGGTGACCTACGACTCGCATCTCGACATGATTCCGACCCTCACCGACGAGGAGAAGGCTCAGATCATGGCTTGGCTCATCGAGGCACGCGAACTTGCGATGGATGCCGAGACTTCAAATAAAAAGCATGAGGTCTTCGGTAAATACAAAGGACGCATAAACAACTATCTCGCCAAGCGCGGATATGATCTCAAAAAGGAACGCGAGGCATGGTATGAACGTATCAAGGCTCGCGGAGGCACTATCTGA
- a CDS encoding DUF6298 domain-containing protein, with protein MNNKFLSVTLAGVIAFGLQARDFPLAVKDGKISYIADELGNRVLDFSTCGYRNSSQPIPDVNTVVFVPWKAGDNTARIQRAIDYAASLPIGKDGFRGAVLLDKGEFEISESLRICASGIVLRGSGETATTIKKNGVDRGALLYIEGIYNPVVTDTLRLDASYIPVNSTTLPVKSIGKLKDGDRVFVTRNSTAEWIQSVGCDIFGGAISALGWKPGDLDMNWDRSISSTAPGSLTIDAPLTVALDSKWGETLVLPYTWTGRISDIGIENLSMVSSYDSRYAKDEDHCWDGISIANAENCWVRQVDFKYFAGSAVIVQGSASKVTVEDCIATDPVSEIGGMRRSTFLTLGQQTLFQRCLSRHGIHDFAAGFLAPGPNAFVQCKAEEALGFSGAIDAWAPGLLFDIVNIDGNNLTFKNLGQDKNGAGWNTANSVFWQCTASEIENYSPAPDAINVAFGCWAQFSGDGEWAQSNNHVQPRSLFYSQLSDRLGHDVDSTQSRILPRATNATSSPTVEAAMQLAKEAYIPRLTLKKWIEDAPFTASTSSEGIKSIDDIKFKETSMARTESHSYDIINGRMAIDGAVMTGGRHEVPWWNGKIKYSYLPKAKPHVTRFVPGREGLGLTDRIDSTLTYMVDNNITVLDHNYGLWYERRRDDHERIRRRDGDVWAPFYEQPFARSGKGTAWDGLSKYDLTRPNAWYWNRLNRFAEKGAGLGKLLFNEHYFQHNILEAGAHWVDSPWRSANNINATDFPEPVPFAGDKRIFVADMFYDVNHPVRRDLHSNFIRMNLDNFADNPNVVHLISAEFTGPQHFVEFWLDTIDEWEKETGKKANVALSTTKDVQDAILANPKYRNIVDIIDIRYWHYKTDGIYAPEGGKNLAPRQHARKMKVGKVTFKEAYKAVSEYRSKYPEKAVTYYAQNYPDMAWAVFMAGGSLAGIPVKDADFLKDATGMNIIDSASDDFKLLGNKDGCIIYSQGANSIPLELTSGKYRVTSFNPKTGEETVVNKSLKLKAPYTFETSDTNAVYWFKKI; from the coding sequence ATGAACAATAAATTTCTGTCTGTTACCTTGGCCGGAGTCATTGCATTCGGCTTGCAGGCGCGGGATTTTCCGCTTGCAGTGAAAGACGGCAAGATCAGCTATATAGCCGACGAACTTGGCAACCGTGTGCTCGATTTCTCGACATGCGGTTATCGGAACTCATCGCAACCAATACCCGATGTCAACACCGTGGTGTTCGTTCCTTGGAAAGCGGGCGACAACACTGCACGCATACAGCGGGCCATCGACTATGCCGCTTCTCTTCCAATCGGCAAAGACGGCTTCCGTGGCGCAGTGCTGCTTGACAAAGGCGAATTTGAAATCAGCGAAAGCCTCCGCATCTGCGCGTCGGGAATAGTGCTTCGCGGAAGCGGCGAAACTGCGACAACAATCAAAAAAAACGGAGTCGACCGAGGCGCACTGCTCTACATCGAAGGTATCTACAATCCTGTCGTGACCGACACACTCCGTCTTGACGCCTCCTATATCCCGGTCAACTCCACTACCCTGCCGGTAAAATCCATCGGAAAGCTGAAGGATGGCGACCGTGTGTTTGTCACCCGTAATTCCACGGCCGAATGGATTCAGTCGGTCGGCTGTGACATTTTCGGCGGTGCGATCAGCGCCCTCGGATGGAAACCCGGCGACCTTGACATGAACTGGGACAGAAGCATAAGCTCTACCGCTCCCGGCTCACTGACAATCGACGCACCACTGACCGTCGCTCTTGACAGCAAATGGGGCGAGACACTTGTGCTTCCCTACACATGGACAGGCCGTATCTCTGACATAGGCATAGAAAACCTGTCAATGGTATCATCGTATGACTCACGATATGCAAAAGATGAAGACCACTGCTGGGACGGCATCTCGATTGCCAACGCCGAAAACTGCTGGGTGCGTCAGGTTGATTTCAAATACTTCGCCGGAAGCGCTGTCATAGTGCAAGGCTCTGCATCGAAAGTGACTGTCGAAGACTGTATCGCAACCGATCCGGTATCGGAAATCGGAGGTATGCGCCGCTCGACTTTCCTCACGCTCGGACAGCAGACACTGTTTCAGCGCTGTCTGTCGCGCCACGGCATTCATGATTTCGCCGCAGGATTCCTCGCCCCCGGGCCTAACGCATTTGTCCAGTGTAAGGCCGAAGAGGCACTTGGCTTCAGCGGTGCGATTGACGCATGGGCACCGGGGCTGCTCTTTGACATCGTGAACATCGACGGCAACAACCTTACATTTAAAAATCTCGGACAGGACAAGAACGGTGCCGGATGGAACACGGCCAATTCTGTCTTCTGGCAGTGTACGGCCTCAGAAATCGAGAACTATTCACCCGCTCCCGATGCAATCAACGTCGCGTTCGGATGCTGGGCTCAATTTTCAGGCGATGGCGAGTGGGCACAGTCCAACAACCATGTGCAGCCCCGTAGCCTTTTCTACTCACAGCTCTCAGACCGTCTCGGCCATGACGTTGATTCCACACAGTCGCGCATTCTGCCGAGAGCCACAAACGCCACCAGCAGCCCGACTGTCGAAGCGGCCATGCAGCTCGCAAAGGAAGCCTACATTCCACGTCTCACGCTTAAGAAATGGATTGAAGACGCTCCGTTCACAGCCTCTACCTCTTCCGAAGGAATCAAAAGCATTGACGACATCAAGTTCAAGGAAACCTCTATGGCCCGGACCGAGAGCCACAGCTATGATATAATCAACGGACGCATGGCTATCGACGGTGCTGTCATGACAGGCGGCCGCCATGAAGTGCCTTGGTGGAACGGTAAGATCAAATACAGCTATCTTCCCAAAGCCAAGCCACATGTCACACGCTTCGTACCCGGACGTGAGGGACTCGGACTGACCGACCGCATCGACTCAACGCTTACTTATATGGTCGACAACAACATCACCGTCCTTGACCACAACTACGGACTCTGGTATGAACGCCGACGTGATGACCACGAACGCATCCGCCGTCGCGACGGCGACGTATGGGCACCGTTCTACGAGCAACCGTTCGCCCGAAGCGGAAAAGGAACGGCATGGGACGGACTGAGCAAATATGACCTCACCCGCCCGAACGCATGGTACTGGAACCGACTCAACCGGTTCGCTGAAAAAGGTGCAGGTCTCGGCAAGCTTCTTTTCAACGAACACTATTTCCAGCACAACATCCTCGAAGCCGGTGCCCACTGGGTGGATTCGCCGTGGCGCTCGGCCAACAACATCAATGCCACCGACTTCCCTGAGCCGGTGCCGTTCGCAGGGGACAAGCGTATCTTTGTCGCCGACATGTTCTATGACGTCAACCATCCCGTGCGTCGCGACCTCCATAGCAATTTCATCCGCATGAATCTTGATAATTTTGCCGATAATCCGAATGTGGTTCATCTTATCAGCGCCGAGTTCACAGGTCCTCAGCATTTTGTGGAATTCTGGCTTGACACTATTGACGAATGGGAAAAGGAGACCGGCAAGAAAGCCAACGTAGCTCTCAGCACTACAAAAGATGTGCAGGATGCCATTCTTGCCAACCCGAAATACCGCAACATCGTCGACATTATCGACATCCGCTACTGGCACTACAAGACCGACGGCATCTATGCCCCGGAAGGAGGCAAGAATCTTGCACCACGCCAGCACGCGCGCAAGATGAAAGTCGGGAAAGTGACATTCAAGGAAGCATATAAGGCTGTGAGCGAATATCGCAGCAAATATCCCGAGAAAGCCGTCACATATTATGCCCAGAACTACCCTGATATGGCTTGGGCCGTATTTATGGCCGGAGGTTCTCTCGCTGGAATTCCGGTGAAAGATGCAGATTTCCTCAAGGATGCGACCGGAATGAATATCATCGATTCGGCAAGCGATGATTTCAAGCTGCTTGGCAACAAGGACGGCTGTATAATCTATTCGCAGGGAGCAAACAGCATTCCTCTTGAGCTCACATCAGGAAAATATCGCGTCACATCCTTCAATCCAAAGACCGGTGAAGAGACCGTGGTCAACAAGAGTCTGAAACTCAAAGCGCCCTACACTTTTGAAACATCTGACACCAATGCGGTCTACTGGTTCAAGAAAATTTAA